A region from the Bacillota bacterium genome encodes:
- the pgsA gene encoding CDP-diacylglycerol--glycerol-3-phosphate 3-phosphatidyltransferase yields MNLPNKLTMFRVVLIPIMIALYLLIDVIGIATYWLMGIVFVVASLTDYFDGAIARKRNIVTTFGKFMDPLADKLLVISALLILTDNFGLVNGMWMPFWIPLIVLARELIVTSIRLVAVGHGKIIAASKLGKYKTATTMIAIMYYFFLMPISNQWIYYIGYILIAASIVLTIISGIDYFLKNKKIILESV; encoded by the coding sequence ATGAACTTACCTAATAAATTGACAATGTTTCGAGTTGTATTGATTCCAATAATGATTGCATTATACTTGCTGATTGACGTAATTGGCATAGCAACATATTGGCTAATGGGAATTGTCTTTGTTGTAGCTTCCCTTACCGATTATTTTGATGGAGCAATTGCTCGAAAAAGAAATATTGTTACTACCTTTGGAAAATTTATGGATCCTTTAGCAGATAAGCTTTTAGTAATTAGTGCATTACTAATTTTAACCGATAATTTTGGCTTAGTTAATGGAATGTGGATGCCTTTTTGGATTCCTTTGATTGTGTTAGCTCGCGAATTAATTGTGACAAGTATTAGATTAGTTGCAGTAGGCCATGGCAAAATTATAGCAGCTTCAAAATTAGGAAAATATAAAACGGCAACAACAATGATTGCTATCATGTATTACTTTTTTTTAATGCCGATATCAAATCAATGGATTTACTATATAGGGTATATCCTAATTGCAGCATCCATTGTTTTAACGATTATCTCAGGAATTGATTATTTTCTTAAAAACAAAAAAATTATTTTAGAATCTGTTTAA
- the recA gene encoding recombinase RecA, which yields MIDEKRRKSLEIALKEIEKEYGKGSVMILGEAGTNMNIESISSGSIALDAAMGVGGYPRGRIIEIYGPESSGKTTFALHAIAEVQKRGGYAAFIDAEHALDAQYAKALGVDIDSLILSQPDTGEQGLEIAEALIRSGAVDIMVIDSVAALVPEAEIRGEMGDSHMGLQARLMSQAMRKLSGVLSKSQCIAVFINQIREKVGVMFGNPEVTTGGRALKFYASIRLEIRKGEQIKEGTDIIGNQARVKVVKNKVAAPFKTCVIDIIFGKGISRTGEVVDLAVEHELIKKSGSWYSYNDQKIGQGRENVKKYLDENPDMLELLTKNIREKLLIK from the coding sequence ATGATAGACGAAAAACGTAGAAAAAGTTTAGAAATCGCATTAAAAGAAATCGAAAAAGAGTACGGCAAAGGCTCTGTAATGATTCTTGGTGAAGCTGGAACAAATATGAATATAGAATCCATTTCAAGTGGATCTATCGCTTTAGACGCCGCTATGGGCGTTGGTGGATACCCAAGAGGAAGAATCATTGAAATTTATGGGCCAGAATCCTCTGGAAAAACAACGTTTGCGCTTCATGCCATCGCAGAAGTACAAAAAAGAGGTGGATATGCAGCATTTATTGATGCAGAACATGCACTAGATGCACAATATGCAAAAGCTTTAGGAGTAGATATTGATTCATTAATTTTATCTCAACCAGATACTGGCGAACAAGGGTTGGAAATCGCGGAAGCTTTAATTCGAAGTGGCGCAGTTGATATCATGGTCATTGATTCGGTTGCTGCTTTAGTTCCTGAAGCAGAAATCCGTGGTGAAATGGGAGATTCTCATATGGGGCTCCAAGCAAGACTTATGAGTCAAGCTATGAGAAAATTATCTGGAGTTTTATCAAAATCTCAATGCATTGCTGTATTTATTAATCAAATCCGAGAAAAAGTTGGAGTGATGTTTGGTAACCCTGAAGTAACAACTGGTGGTAGAGCTTTGAAATTTTATGCTTCTATTCGACTTGAAATCCGAAAAGGAGAACAAATCAAAGAAGGAACCGATATTATTGGAAACCAAGCAAGGGTAAAAGTAGTAAAAAACAAAGTTGCTGCTCCTTTTAAAACTTGTGTCATTGATATTATCTTCGGAAAGGGAATCTCTAGAACTGGAGAAGTAGTTGATTTAGCAGTAGAACATGAACTCATAAAGAAAAGTGGTTCTTGGTATTCATATAATGATCAAAAAATTGGACAAGGCAGAGAGAATGTCAAGAAATATTTAGATGAAAATCCTGATATGTTAGAGCTGTTAACCAAAAATATTCGCGAAAAATTGTTGATTAAATAA
- the rny gene encoding ribonuclease Y: protein MMDPIYIIISSLLSLVVGGLIGFIVRVSVVEKGFQTARNKSQSIIDDANTQAEKLKKEKLLEAKQEIYNLNLENDKIIKEKKSMVGELEHKINQREELIERRSANLDKRELNLDRKEETLDEKKNAIEEKNSKLESIIQEQNSKLLEIANFSEEQAKSVIMERVENDMANEIDRYIREQEENAKMDASKVAKDIISQAIQKYAQDVTAESTVSVVNLPNDEMKGRIIGREGRNIRTIEALTGVDLIIDDTPEAVVLSGFDPIRREIAKKTIETLITDGRIHPARIEEIVEKTRVEVDQFIRDMGDKAVFETAVGRMHPDLVKLLGRLHFRTSYGQNALKHSIETAFLAGKMAVELGENEIIAKRAGLLHDIGKAVDHEIEGSHVDIGITLANKYHEHAAVIDAISSHHGDTEAKTVIGVLVAAADALSAARPGARSESLENYIKRLTQLEEISNSVAGVEQAFAIQAGREVRVIVKPNEIDDAKTYLVAREIKQLIEQKLSYPGTIKVTVIRETRAQDIAK from the coding sequence ATTATGGATCCAATTTATATTATTATTTCTAGTTTGCTAAGCTTAGTTGTCGGTGGTTTGATCGGATTTATTGTTCGGGTTTCTGTTGTAGAAAAAGGATTCCAAACAGCAAGAAATAAATCTCAAAGTATTATTGACGATGCGAATACTCAGGCGGAAAAACTCAAAAAAGAAAAATTGTTAGAAGCAAAACAAGAAATTTATAATCTGAATTTAGAAAACGATAAAATAATTAAAGAAAAAAAGTCCATGGTTGGCGAATTAGAACACAAAATCAACCAACGCGAAGAATTGATCGAACGTCGTTCGGCCAATTTAGACAAACGTGAACTAAATTTAGATCGTAAAGAAGAGACACTTGATGAAAAGAAAAACGCTATTGAGGAAAAGAACAGCAAATTGGAAAGCATAATCCAAGAACAAAATTCAAAACTTTTAGAAATCGCTAATTTCAGCGAAGAACAAGCAAAATCAGTTATTATGGAACGTGTAGAAAACGATATGGCAAATGAAATTGACCGCTACATTCGCGAACAAGAAGAAAATGCGAAAATGGACGCTTCAAAAGTTGCCAAAGACATTATTTCACAAGCCATTCAAAAGTACGCTCAAGATGTAACTGCAGAATCAACCGTATCCGTTGTTAATTTACCAAATGATGAAATGAAAGGTCGAATAATCGGTCGTGAAGGCAGAAATATTCGTACCATTGAAGCATTAACTGGCGTTGATTTAATTATTGATGATACACCAGAAGCAGTTGTACTCTCTGGATTTGATCCAATTAGAAGAGAAATTGCTAAAAAAACGATTGAAACATTAATTACTGATGGAAGAATCCATCCAGCAAGAATTGAAGAAATCGTTGAAAAAACAAGAGTTGAAGTTGACCAATTTATACGTGATATGGGAGATAAAGCCGTTTTTGAAACCGCAGTTGGTAGAATGCACCCTGATTTAGTAAAATTACTAGGAAGATTGCATTTTAGAACTTCATACGGACAAAACGCTCTAAAACATTCCATTGAAACCGCCTTTTTAGCAGGTAAAATGGCTGTAGAATTAGGTGAAAACGAAATCATTGCAAAACGCGCAGGTTTATTACACGATATCGGAAAAGCTGTTGATCACGAAATAGAAGGATCACACGTTGATATTGGAATTACTCTTGCAAATAAATATCATGAACATGCAGCTGTAATTGATGCAATATCAAGTCATCATGGTGATACAGAAGCTAAAACAGTTATAGGAGTTTTAGTAGCTGCTGCTGATGCGTTATCTGCTGCAAGACCTGGAGCTAGAAGTGAATCACTAGAAAACTATATCAAACGATTAACTCAATTAGAAGAAATCTCCAATTCTGTTGCTGGGGTTGAACAAGCCTTTGCAATTCAAGCCGGAAGAGAAGTACGTGTTATCGTAAAACCTAACGAAATTGATGATGCTAAAACATATTTGGTTGCAAGAGAAATCAAACAACTAATCGAGCAAAAACTCAGTTATCCTGGCACTATAAAAGTAACGGTTATTCGAGAAACACGCGCACAAGATATTGCAAAATAA
- a CDS encoding YmdB family metallophosphoesterase, whose product MRVLFVGDVYMEQGRKAFEKYFLTVKQQYKPQFIIVNGENIANGNGLTEEIYKDLMSKGVNAITLGNHAFSRKDAINVLSLPYIARPANYGKGASGNEYITYNFNGLTITVINLLGRVFMRDQVDNPFTKIDTLLEEIKSDYIIVDFHAEATSEKYALANYLDGRVHAMVGTHTHVPTVDNIVFPKGMLYISDVGMTGVKYGIIGGEIKQGIRKFITGISERTLPETQGLLQFNAVLLDLDRKTIERINIFE is encoded by the coding sequence ATGAGAGTACTATTTGTTGGAGATGTTTATATGGAACAAGGCCGAAAAGCGTTTGAAAAATACTTTTTGACTGTGAAACAACAATATAAACCTCAATTTATTATTGTGAACGGAGAAAACATTGCCAATGGGAATGGATTAACTGAGGAAATATATAAAGATTTAATGTCCAAAGGAGTCAATGCCATTACGCTTGGTAATCATGCGTTTTCTAGAAAAGACGCTATAAACGTTCTTTCGCTTCCATACATTGCAAGACCTGCAAATTATGGCAAAGGTGCTTCTGGAAACGAATATATTACCTACAACTTTAATGGATTAACCATTACAGTAATCAATTTACTTGGTAGAGTATTTATGAGAGATCAAGTTGACAATCCGTTTACGAAAATTGATACATTACTTGAAGAAATCAAAAGCGACTACATCATTGTCGATTTTCACGCAGAAGCGACTAGTGAAAAATATGCTTTAGCTAATTACTTAGATGGAAGAGTACATGCAATGGTAGGAACACATACCCATGTGCCAACTGTCGATAATATCGTTTTTCCAAAAGGAATGCTTTACATAAGTGATGTTGGCATGACAGGCGTAAAATACGGAATTATTGGTGGAGAAATTAAACAAGGAATCCGAAAATTTATAACTGGAATTTCTGAAAGAACACTCCCAGAAACGCAAGGATTACTACAATTTAATGCAGTTTTGTTAGATTTAGATCGAAAAACGATTGAAAGAATCAATATCTTTGAATAA